A window of Acidimicrobiia bacterium genomic DNA:
CCTTCAGTTGTCCCAGGTTCCCGTAGAGACGGTTGTCGGCGTTCTCACGGATGCAGCAGGTGTTGATCATCACCACATCGGCATCACCGACGTCGTCCGCCCGAACCATGCCGTCGGCCTCGAACAGACCCGAGATCCGTTCCGAGTCGTGCTCATTCATCTGGCAGCCGAAGGTCCGAACCAGATACCGTCGCCCCGATCTCGTGGGCACCCGACGCTCTCTCACCGTCGGCGTGCCCAGCTCGACGAGGGTCATCGAGCCACGTCGGTCGCCCGCAGCTCCCGGATCACCGTCACCTGGATCTGACCGGGATAGTTGAGATCCTCCTGGACCCGACGCGAGATGCGGCGGGCGAGATCGTGGGCACCGAGGTCGTCGACCACGCCAGGATCGACCACCACCCGCACCTCGCGGCCCGCCTGCATGGCGAATGCCTTCTCCACGCCCGCAAAGCTGGTTGCTATCGCCTCCAGCTTTTCCAGGCGGCGAACGTACGACTCGACGGCCTCGCGCCGTGCCCCGGGACGCGCTGCCGATACCGCGTCGGCGGCCTGAACGATGATGGCGGTGAGGGTGCGCGGCTCCACCTCGTTGTGATGGGCTTCGATGCCGTGGACCACCCCGGCCTCCTCACCGAAGCGTCGGGCGATCTCGGCGCCGACCATGGCGTGGGATCCGCTTAGCTCGTGGCTCACCGCCTTGCCGATGTCGTGCAGGAAGGCGGCTCGGCGGGCCTCCTCCGGGTCGACGCCGAGCTCCGAGGCCAGCATGTGCGCCACCTTGGCGCTCTCGACGAGGTGATGCAGGACCGGCTGCCCGTAGGAGAGGCGGTACTTCAGCCGACCCAGCAGGGTCACCAGTTCTGGGTGGACCCGTGACACGCCCACCTCGAGCGTCGCCCACTCACCGGCGTCCTTGACGCTCTGCTCCACTTCGGAGGCGGCCTTCTCATACGCGTCCTCGATGGAGGCGGGGTGAATTCGACCGTCGGCGATCAGCCGTTCCAGTGCGATACGGGCGATCTCGCGACGCACCGGGTCGAACGCCGACAGGGAAACCGCCTCGGGGGTGTCATCGACGATGATGTTGACCCCGGTAACCGCCTCGAAGGCGCGGATGTTACGGCCGTCGCGCCCGATGATGCGACCCTTCATGTCGTCACTCGGGAGCGCAACAGTGGCCACGGTCGCCTCGACCACTACTTCGGAGGCAAGGCGCTGGATGGTGGTGGTGAGGATGCGGCGGGCCCGCCGCTCGGCCTC
This region includes:
- the rny gene encoding ribonuclease Y, producing MKTALVVALTALPAIAVGFVLGRRILRRGIAKAGRHAEVLVAEARVEAQRVLDRSEGEARARAEAYREHEEAGLANRRLEVESQEARMMQREATLEQRASNLAQREGSLVDRERTLLGSEEAVDAMRDQAREALEAVAGFDARTAKEELLRRVEDEANREAMVLVRDLEIKAREEAERRARRILTTTIQRLASEVVVEATVATVALPSDDMKGRIIGRDGRNIRAFEAVTGVNIIVDDTPEAVSLSAFDPVRREIARIALERLIADGRIHPASIEDAYEKAASEVEQSVKDAGEWATLEVGVSRVHPELVTLLGRLKYRLSYGQPVLHHLVESAKVAHMLASELGVDPEEARRAAFLHDIGKAVSHELSGSHAMVGAEIARRFGEEAGVVHGIEAHHNEVEPRTLTAIIVQAADAVSAARPGARREAVESYVRRLEKLEAIATSFAGVEKAFAMQAGREVRVVVDPGVVDDLGAHDLARRISRRVQEDLNYPGQIQVTVIRELRATDVAR